GAGCGCGCTGCCGGGACGACAGCGGTCCGGCCGCGCGTCCGGCCGCAGGGCAGCCAGGCGTGCGTCAGCGCACGAGCATCAGCATCAACGGCGCCGTGGCGAACGAGAGCGGGATGCCCACCCCCACCATCAACACGGCCAGGTCCGGGTCCAATTCATGCTCGGCCGCCAGGATGGCCGCGCTCACCATGGGGCCCATGGCCGCCTGGAGCAGCGTGGCCTGCACCACCACCGGCGACAGGCCGGGCAGCGCCAGCAGGCCCAGCGCCGCCAGCGCGGGCACCAGCAGCAGCTTGTAGGACAACCCCAACGCCAGGGCGGGCAACCGGTGGCGGACGCCCGACAGCCGCAGTTGCAGGCCAATGGCGAAGAGCGCCAGCGGCGTCAGCAGCGAACCCAGCCGCTCCAGCACACCATCCAACCAGACGGGATAGGCCCAGGGCCGCGTGGCCAGCGCCACCACCAGCGCCAGGAACGGCGGGAAGGTGGCCACCTTGCGCGCGAGCTGCCCCAAAGGCAGCGGCGTCTCCGCGCCCGCCCGCGCCGCCGCCAGCGTCGCCAGGGAGGACAGCACGAGGAACGAGCCGAGCTGATCCACCACCACCGCCACCGGCAGGCCCTCGCGGCCCAGCAGCGCCTCCGCCATGGGCAGCCCCACGAAGGCCGTGTTGCCCAAGCCCGCCGTCAACACCAGCGCCATGATGGACGGCTTCGCCAGCCCCAGCCGGGGCCCGAGCAGCCGGAAGAAGGGCCCCGCGCCCAGGTAGTAGAGCCACGGCACCGACGCGGCGACCAGCAGCTCCGGCACGAAGACCAGTTGGTGCATGGCGCGCAGCACCAGCGCGGGCAGCGCCACGTACAGCACGAAGGTGTTGAACGCCCCGGCGGAGCCCTCCGGAAACTTCCCGCTGTGCCGGGCCAGGACGCCCAGCACCATGCACGCCCCCAACAACCCGATGACATTCCCCATGGCGCGCCGCAGCGTCGCAGCCCACCGGGTGGAACTCCAGCGCCATGGGGCGAAAGCCACGGGCGGCCGGCCCGCACCCGGAGGCCGCCCGTCATTCACATCCCATCGGTACCGCGGCTACGGCGCGGTGTAGTCGATGTCCACGTCAATCATCGCGCCGGAGTAGCCATGCACCATGACGTACGCCTTCGACTGGCCCGCGGGCACCGTGAGGTCGCACGTCTCATGGGGACCAACGACATACGGGCGGCAGTCATACGTATCGAACGTGGGCGGCGCGCCGAAGCGCACGTAGAGGTCGGGGTCATCCGTCTCCGCGCCCAGGCCTCGCATGTCCACCCGGAACTGCGTCCCGGGCTTCACGTCGTAGGTACCGAAGTCACGGTAGGTCCCCTGAGCCACGTAGGTGGACCACTGCGCCCAGCGCGGCCCCGTGATGAACCCCGTGAGCGGCACATACCGGATGTTCAAGTGGAAGGAAGGGTCCCCGCCATAGCCGGGGATCATGACGTAGGCGGTGTTCACTCCCGCGGGCACGACGAGGGTGCAACGCTCGTTGGCGGAGTACTCATACGGGCGGCAGTCCCATGCATCCATCGTGGGAGGCGCACCGAAGCGGACGTAAAGGTCCGGATCCCCCGTGCCCGTCATCTCCACGTCGAAGGTCGAGCCAGGCGCCACGGAGAAAGGGCTGTAATGGACGATGCCCGGTTCCCACGTCGAGCCTGACAGCGTCTCCGTCACGTACACGAAGCCATAGAGCGCCCGGGCGCCGTCGATGTCCCTCTGCGTCAGCACCAGGTCCCCCATCTGGGTGCCGTTGCAGTGCGGGTAGTGCATGACGGACGCGCGGTCGTAGGTCGTCAGCGCGCGCCAGTTGTTGTCCTCGAAGCACCCGCTGGCCTGCGTGCGCGTGTGCTCGTGACGGAAGCCGAGCACGTGGCCCAATTCGTGGCGCGTCACGCCCTCCAGCGTCCAGGGGCCCAGGCCGCCGAAGGCGCTGTTGTCGAAGAGCAGATTCCGGACAGCGCGCGCATGACTCGGGAAGAAGGCACGGGCGAAGTACGCACCGCCCGCGTTGACGGGGTTCACGTCGAACACGACGTCGTCATTGAGGGCATCGCACCGCGCATCCTCCGTGCTCACGTGCCTGAACTTCACATCGCTCGCGGCTTCCCATGTCGCCGCCGCCGAGGCCATCGCCTGGACCACCCGGTCGTAGCGGCTGCCAAAGGTGGTGCTCACGCAGTAGGTGAGGTCCCGCTTCTGCGTGTCGCTCCACTTCGCATCCAGGCCGCCCACCTGGTGGACGGTGAGCCGCCCGCTCCGGACGTGGTCCTCGTAGAACTCACGGAGCAACGCCTCGGACAGCACCGGCACGTCACCATCGACGATGAAGATGCCCGTGTCAGGCTCCTGGTACACCTGCGCGCGGAATACCTCCCAGGACAGCCCCTGCCCCACGGCCTCTCCGGGAACGGGGAAGCCGCCTTCGCCTTCGCCACAACCGGCGAGCAATGACAGACCCGTGAGGGCACCAACGAACTTGGACCGAAACATGAAGCTCCTTGCCGAGATGAGGGCTCGTGCCCCCACGGCATCGTCTCAGCCCCCAGGCTTCGTCACGAATCCAAGTTTCCTGATGAATCCCACTTCCGCCCGGCTCACTCCGGGGCTCCCGCGCAGCGACACTTTCGGGTAAGGGGCGCGGCCCCACGGCGCCGGTCACCAAAAGAAACGGGCGGCCATCCCGCGAGGGAGGCCGCCCGTCGTTCACGTCATGCCCAGGCCAGGACTACGGCTTGGTGTAGGTGATGGTCAGGTTGTAGGTGGCGCTCGTGAAGCCACGCACCATCACAAACGCGCTGGTCTGACCCGCGGGAACGGGGATGTCGCACGTCTCGTTGGCGCCGTTGACGTACGGGCGGCAGTTGTACGCCGACGTGGTGGGCTGCGCGCCCCACCGGACGTAGAGGTCCGGGTCACCCGTGCCCGTCATCACGACCTTGAAATTGGTGCCAGCCTTCACGCTGAAGGAGCCAATCTGGACGTTGGCGCTGCTCCCCACGCTGCCGGTCCGCGTCTCGGTGGTCACGCCGCCACCGGTGCCCCGGGGCGTCAGGTAGTTGACCGTCAGGTTGAACGAACCAGCGGCGTAGCCGTTCACCATGACGAACGCGGAGGTCACGCCCGCCGGCACCTCGAGGGTGCAGGTCTCGGTCGAGGTACCACCGAGGTACGGGCGGCAGACGAACGACGTCGCGGTGGGCGCGGCGCCCCACTGGACGTAGAGGTCCGGGTCACCCGCGGACCCCGTCCGCTGCAGCGTCGCGGTGAAGGTCGAACCCGGAACCACCGTGAAGGGGCCCCGGTGGAAGTTCCCACCCGTCGCGACGGTGCCCGTGAAGGTCTCCGTCCGCGGGTCGCCTTCCGGCGGCGGCGGGGGCGGCGGGGGCGGCTCACCGTTCGGCGTGCCGTAGAGCGCCTGGATGCCCTCGACGTCCTTCGCGGTCAGGACCAGGTCCCCGTTCTGGGTGCCGTTGCACTGCGGGTAGTGCATGACGGACGCGCCGTCGTAGGTCGTCAGCGCGCGCCAGTTGTTGTCCTCGAAGCACGTGCGCGCCTCGGGGCGGGTGTGCTCGTGGCGGAAGCCGAGCACGTGGCCCAGCTCGTGGCGGGTGATGCCCTCCAGCGTCCAGACGCCCAGGGGCTGGAAGGAGCTGGGGTCGAACACGACGTTGCGCGCGGCGCGCGCGTCACCCGGGAAGAACGCGCGAGCCAGGTACTGGCCACCGGCGTTGATGGGGCTCACGTCGAACAGCACGTTGTTGTTGCTGGCGGTGCAGTTCCCGTCCTGCGCGCTCACGTGAGTGAACTTCACGTGGCCGGCGGCCTCCCACTGCGCCGTCGCAGTGGCCATCGCCTGAACCATCCGGTTGTAGTTGTTGTTGAAGCGGGTGCTCACGCAGTAGGTGAGGTTCAGCTTCTGCGTGTCGCTCCACTTCGCGTCCTGGCCGCCCACGCGGTGGACGATGAGCTGCCCGTTCCGGACGTTGTTCTCATAGAACTCGCGCAGGTGCTTCTCGGTCGCGAACGGCGTGTCCCCGTCGGCGATGTAGATACCCGTCTCAGGCTCCTGGTACACCAGGGAGAGGAACTCCTCCCACGACATTCCCTGACCGACGACCTCGTCGGAAGCAGGGTTGGTGACATCGCCGCCGCCGCAACCGGCGAGCAGCGCCAGGCCCGTGAGGGCGCCGACGAACTTGGACTGTGACATGGACATCCTTGTTGGGATGAGTGGTTCACAGCCGACCAAGCAGCCGCCGTGCCAGAATCCAAGTCATTGCCGTTATTCAGATTTTTTATCGGCTCCGGGTTCAACGCGGTGTGCCGGGGCTCCAGCGCCCACACGTCTTTTCGTAAAGAGCTTTGACGCTATTGAACCAAAGTCGAGTAGTTCTAAGTGCTTACCCGTACGAACAGGGCCGACCTGATTTCAGTCACTCCGTCCGAACTCAGGACGCCGGCAAGATCTACCTGCCCTGGAAAGCGACAATTTGAACGGAAGCCTCGGCCTCAGAGCCCGACCAGGGCCTCCGGGCGGTTGAGGCCCCGGGCACGGCCCAGCGGCTGGAGGATGTCTTGCGGCAGCCCGTCCGCGGTGAGCAGGAGCGCGCGCACGGCGGTCTCCACCACGTCCTCGGCCCCCGGGCGGACCATGCCGCGGCGGGCGTCCTCCACGCGCTTGCCGCGGTAGGCGTCGAAGCGCTCCTTCACCTTGAGGGCCAGGTCCGCCACGGCCTTGTCGCCCACCTCCACGCGCAGCTCCAATTCGTTGCGGAGCTGCACGGGGTCGGCGAGCACGCCGTACCGGTCATAACCCTTGTGCGCGGTGTCCTCGTGCACCACCGCGTAGTCATGCGTGTTGGGCGCCACCACCTGCTGCTCCTTGAGCAAGTCCCGCATCACCGCGGTGACGGAGGCCGTCACGGTGAGCCGGTGGAGCTGCACGTCGAACACGAACTCCGAATACATGGGCTCCTCCACGGTGATGGGCTCGCGGAAGGTGGTGTCCCGGTGCCGCTGCACCTCGGTGCGCTGGCCCTCCGCCTTGTCCAGCGCGGCCTCCAGCACCTTCTCCTTGTCCAGCGACGCGGCGACCTTGGCCACCAGCAGCAGCTCCTCGGCGACGCAGGACTTGGCGTTGCACCGCGACGGGTTGCACTCACTGGGGAACTCGCCCCGGCGCGTCTCGCGCGCGGCCTCGCCACACTCCTGCAGGGCCTCGCGGCACTCCCGGCGCTCGCGCTCCCGGCAGCGCTCGGCGGCCACGCGCACCATGCTCAGCTCCGCCTGCATGCGCAGGTACTCGCGCAGCGCCGTGGCCTGCTTGCGCTCGACGTCCTCCAGGGTGCGCTCGGACTGGAGCAGCTTGCCCTCGTAGCCCGCGCGGCGCGGGTTGGGCACGGAGCGGTTTCCCGCCAGGTAGCGCTGCGTGCGCTGCGACTCCTCCACCACCTGCAGCGGCAACACCCGCTCCAGCGCCAGGTCCAGCCGCACGCCCTCGCGGCCCTCCGGGGCCTCCGTCACCACGCGCAGGGGCAGCTTCGTGGGGAGCATGGACGCCAGCCGCCCGGCCGCCAGCCGCTGCGCCACGTCCGGCGCGCCGGCCCGGTCCTCCACGGGCGAGGCCACCACGAGGAAGGCCACCTCGTCCCGCAGCTTCTGGCGCACGGCCTCGGCCCGCTCACGCGCCGCCGTGGCGCCCACGCGCTCCTGGTCCGCGCGGACATAGGCCACCAGCGCGTTGCCCAGCTTGCCGGACTTCTCCAAGTCGCCGCCGGTGGTGAACCAGCGCTTCGCCCAGGCCACCTGCACCCCGTCCACGCCCCGCTTCGCGGCCGAGTGGTCCGGCGCCACCGACAGCACGGCGTCGAACTCGGCGCGCGCGTCCTGGAGCCGCTCCGCCTTGAGCGCCACGTTGCCCGCGGCCACGCGCGCATCCAGCGTCTCGCTCAACAAGTCGCGCGCGGGCCCGTTGTCCCCGTTGAGCTCCAACGCGCGCACCAGCAGCTTCATCGCGCCATCCAGGTTCCCATCCGCGTGCACCGAGCGCGCCTCCGCCAGCACCACCTCGCTCCAGGCCTGACGCACCTTGCCCAGCTTCACCTTGACCTCGGAGGCCTCCGGGTCCGCGGCCAGCGCGCGCAGATACGCGGCCTCCGCGTCCGCCCACTTCTGCTCCTGGCTGGCGAGGTCTCCCTCCTTCACCGCGCGGGAGAAGGCGGAACACCCCGCCAGGACGAACGCCAGCGCCAGGGCCAACGCCCCCAGCCAGTGACGTGAAGGAGCGGGTGCGGGACGAGGGTTTCGGACGAACGCGTTCACACCCGCATCTTCGGGGAAAGCCTCCACCGGGTGAAGACTCGGGACGTCCTCCTGGCTGGCCGCCTTCCAGGGGCTCGCCGGACAACGGGGCGCGTCCGAAAAACGCGCGCCCCCACGCAATCCCTGTCCTGCCTGCAAGCCCTCACTGCGCGTGGCAGCGATTACCGTGTAGGTTTTTCAACAAGCACGGATTCTTGCGACGTGGGTTGCATAACCCCAAAATGAGTCTATATAGCCCCACCTCTTGGGTTATTCCTGAGTTTTTACAGTGCAGTTGCGATGATTCGGCGTAACTGTATATATTCACCCCATTCCCCGCCCCTGAGTCGTATATCCACCTGGAGCATTCTGGACCCGTCCCCATGGAACTTGCTCCCCGCCCGTTGAGCCCCGCTCCCCGTCAAGTCGTACGGACCGTGCTTCACGAGGCCCTGGAGAGCAAACTCGGTGGGGAGGTGGTTGTCAGGTCCACCACCGTGTCCGGGCGGATCTTCGTCGTCGCGAGGAAGGTGGCCTGGGCGGTCCTCAACAGCCCGGGGGCGCTCAACTTCTCGACGGTCCTCATCCGGGACCAGGTGGTGAGCCGCGAGGACGTGGAGCAGGTCGTGGCGGAGTGCCGGCAGAATGGCGGCAACTTCTGCGAGACGCTGGTGACGTGGGGCCTGGTTCCCCGGGACACCATGCGAGACATGCTGCGGCGGCACATGTCGGAGCAGCTCGAGGCCCTGCTGTCCCTCACGGACGCGCAGGCCCTCTTCGTGCCCCAGCCGCGCACCTACTCCAGTCAGTTGACGTATGGCCTGGATGAGTTGATTTCCGCGGCCCCGAAGCCGTCCACCCCCCACCCCCAGGTAGAAAGCGAAGTCATGGCGAACGTGAAGCAGTCCCTGGAAGAGACGCTGAAGATTGAAGGAGCCTTCGCGGCCTGCCTCGCGGATTCGAAGAGCGGCATGTGCCTGGGCAGCGTCGGTGGCAACGCCGCCTTCAACATCGAGACGGCGGCCGCGGCCAACACCGAGGTGGTGCGCGCCAAGATGAAGGCGATGAGCCTCCTGGGCATCAAGGACCGCATCGAGGACATCCTCATCACGCTGGGTGAGCAGTACCACCTCATCCGGCCGCTGGGCTCCAAGGACGGCCTGTTCCTCTACGTGGCCCTGCACCGAACCAGCGCGAACCTCGCCATGGCGCGCTTCAAGCTGTCGGACATCGAGAAGTCGCTTCAGGTGTGAGCAGCCCCCCTGGCGGATGAGCGCCCGCCCGCCTCACGGGCGGGGCGCCCCGCTGGCCTCTGGACGCGCCCGGGTGGATGCGCGCCGTGGCCCCTCCTCGTTAGAGAGTGGACTCCCTCCTGCTGAGCGCCGTGAGGCCCACGTCCTGGGTGGCGTGGGTGGCTCCGGACGCGCCGGGAATGACGCGGCGCAATGGCGGGTAGAGGAATGACACGTCCCATGAGGGGGGCGAGAGAGGCACCATGTCCTGTCCACTGCCACGACCCACCGAGTTCCGCCTTCCGCTGCGGGCCGAGTCCTTCTCCATCGACGAGCACCGCAACGTGCACTGCCGCTTCTACGGCGGCTGCATCGACGTCGCGGTGAAGAAGGACTGGGACAGCTTCACCTGCGCCAAGTGCCCTCTCTTCCACGAGGACCGGGCGCCCGGCGCCAGCGCCTACGCCTTCAACCAGCCCGCGGACCCGGGCCGGCCCTAGCAGCACCTGACGGACGTCACGAGGCTTCGGCGGCACGCGCTCCCCTGGGACGAGGAGCGCGCCTCCTCCGATGCCTTCGTTGACCACCCCACGCGCGCCGGGACTCCCGGAGGGAGTAGGCACGCGGGGCCCCTGACGCCAGCTTGGGCGCGACCTGCACGGGCAACACGCCCGCCTGCCGGGAGGCCGCCATGCTGCGCCAGCTCCTGCTCTCCGACTTCAGGACCGAGGGCCCCGCCGCGGGCCATGGCTGGCTCCTGGTGCAGCGGGAGTTTCCCTCCGTGCAGATCGCACCGCTGTCCGCGGGTCGCGGCGCACGGGTGCTCTCCCTGGACGCCGCCGAATGGAACGCGCAGTCCTTCGACCCGCTGGCCTGGGACGGGCGCATCCTCGACGCGGCCGAGAGCACCGAGTGGCTGGCCATCCACCTGACGGGCGCCAGCCGCGAGGCGCTCACGGTGGCCGCGCTCGAAATCCTGACG
This genomic window from Myxococcus hansupus contains:
- a CDS encoding AEC family transporter — its product is MGNVIGLLGACMVLGVLARHSGKFPEGSAGAFNTFVLYVALPALVLRAMHQLVFVPELLVAASVPWLYYLGAGPFFRLLGPRLGLAKPSIMALVLTAGLGNTAFVGLPMAEALLGREGLPVAVVVDQLGSFLVLSSLATLAAARAGAETPLPLGQLARKVATFPPFLALVVALATRPWAYPVWLDGVLERLGSLLTPLALFAIGLQLRLSGVRHRLPALALGLSYKLLLVPALAALGLLALPGLSPVVVQATLLQAAMGPMVSAAILAAEHELDPDLAVLMVGVGIPLSFATAPLMLMLVR
- a CDS encoding pre-peptidase C-terminal domain-containing protein, which codes for MFRSKFVGALTGLSLLAGCGEGEGGFPVPGEAVGQGLSWEVFRAQVYQEPDTGIFIVDGDVPVLSEALLREFYEDHVRSGRLTVHQVGGLDAKWSDTQKRDLTYCVSTTFGSRYDRVVQAMASAAATWEAASDVKFRHVSTEDARCDALNDDVVFDVNPVNAGGAYFARAFFPSHARAVRNLLFDNSAFGGLGPWTLEGVTRHELGHVLGFRHEHTRTQASGCFEDNNWRALTTYDRASVMHYPHCNGTQMGDLVLTQRDIDGARALYGFVYVTETLSGSTWEPGIVHYSPFSVAPGSTFDVEMTGTGDPDLYVRFGAPPTMDAWDCRPYEYSANERCTLVVPAGVNTAYVMIPGYGGDPSFHLNIRYVPLTGFITGPRWAQWSTYVAQGTYRDFGTYDVKPGTQFRVDMRGLGAETDDPDLYVRFGAPPTFDTYDCRPYVVGPHETCDLTVPAGQSKAYVMVHGYSGAMIDVDIDYTAP
- a CDS encoding M57 family metalloprotease; this translates as MSQSKFVGALTGLALLAGCGGGDVTNPASDEVVGQGMSWEEFLSLVYQEPETGIYIADGDTPFATEKHLREFYENNVRNGQLIVHRVGGQDAKWSDTQKLNLTYCVSTRFNNNYNRMVQAMATATAQWEAAGHVKFTHVSAQDGNCTASNNNVLFDVSPINAGGQYLARAFFPGDARAARNVVFDPSSFQPLGVWTLEGITRHELGHVLGFRHEHTRPEARTCFEDNNWRALTTYDGASVMHYPQCNGTQNGDLVLTAKDVEGIQALYGTPNGEPPPPPPPPPEGDPRTETFTGTVATGGNFHRGPFTVVPGSTFTATLQRTGSAGDPDLYVQWGAAPTATSFVCRPYLGGTSTETCTLEVPAGVTSAFVMVNGYAAGSFNLTVNYLTPRGTGGGVTTETRTGSVGSSANVQIGSFSVKAGTNFKVVMTGTGDPDLYVRWGAQPTTSAYNCRPYVNGANETCDIPVPAGQTSAFVMVRGFTSATYNLTITYTKP
- the traC gene encoding outer membrane exchange accessory lipoprotein TraC — translated: MNAFVRNPRPAPAPSRHWLGALALALAFVLAGCSAFSRAVKEGDLASQEQKWADAEAAYLRALAADPEASEVKVKLGKVRQAWSEVVLAEARSVHADGNLDGAMKLLVRALELNGDNGPARDLLSETLDARVAAGNVALKAERLQDARAEFDAVLSVAPDHSAAKRGVDGVQVAWAKRWFTTGGDLEKSGKLGNALVAYVRADQERVGATAARERAEAVRQKLRDEVAFLVVASPVEDRAGAPDVAQRLAAGRLASMLPTKLPLRVVTEAPEGREGVRLDLALERVLPLQVVEESQRTQRYLAGNRSVPNPRRAGYEGKLLQSERTLEDVERKQATALREYLRMQAELSMVRVAAERCRERERRECREALQECGEAARETRRGEFPSECNPSRCNAKSCVAEELLLVAKVAASLDKEKVLEAALDKAEGQRTEVQRHRDTTFREPITVEEPMYSEFVFDVQLHRLTVTASVTAVMRDLLKEQQVVAPNTHDYAVVHEDTAHKGYDRYGVLADPVQLRNELELRVEVGDKAVADLALKVKERFDAYRGKRVEDARRGMVRPGAEDVVETAVRALLLTADGLPQDILQPLGRARGLNRPEALVGL